The genomic window CTTTAAGGAAAATGACAAATTTTTCTTCGGAATAACCACCTTTGCCATCTTCCAGGAATCCCGTATCCTGAGTGTGTAATCTTTTCCCATTTTTATCAAGAACCACCAGTACAGGGAATCCAAAGCGCTGTGGATATTCAAGCCTGGCTAATACAGGCAGGTTTTTGTTTTCTTTGCTGTAATTGATTTTGATCCAGATGTAATCGGCTTTAACCATGGAATCCACTTTAACATCCGAATTAATGAATTTATGCATCTTCAAGCACCAGGGACACCAATTTCCTCCAACTTGAATCAACACATGTTTATTCATTTTGGCAGCCGATTTTATTGCAGCATTTAAATCGGCTTCAGCATTGGCCTGAGGATTATAAATAGGTTTATTCTCAACTGCCTGGGCCATTAAACTGGTGGTTGACAATGCAAGGGCTGCTACAATCAATATTAAATTTTTCATCAGCTATGTAAATTTAAATGTGGTTTGAATATAATATGCAGGAATTAAATAAACAATCCCATTAAAAAAAAGTTTTTCTGTTTAATTTCTTTAAAAATTGTTTTTTATCACTATTATTTACAGGAAAAAACGGCATAAAGAAACGAATAAAATATGAATTATTTTCCAAGGGTTTCCTATATTTACTACCAAATTTGAAGAAAAACTTTTTAAGCGGAACAGGTTAATAATCATGAGATTATATTTATTTCTGGTTTTGATC from Bacteroidota bacterium includes these protein-coding regions:
- a CDS encoding thioredoxin family protein translates to MKNLILIVAALALSTTSLMAQAVENKPIYNPQANAEADLNAAIKSAAKMNKHVLIQVGGNWCPWCLKMHKFINSDVKVDSMVKADYIWIKINYSKENKNLPVLARLEYPQRFGFPVLVVLDKNGKRLHTQDTGFLEDGKGGYSEEKFVIFLKDWTVKALDPSNYMK